A section of the Brachyhypopomus gauderio isolate BG-103 chromosome 13, BGAUD_0.2, whole genome shotgun sequence genome encodes:
- the LOC143473275 gene encoding uncharacterized protein LOC143473275, with amino-acid sequence MSLPNNFHNESERACDEPVDTSSSGSSGQVQCPTPIKPALDNENKQETDSKVFCGTTSDDCADTKNSEEGRYDTNNVLDDSGIDAVIVEQSEPANEKIMSSNDVFDRTSKRPHKPHIEAEPNSADNTQQSDEKPLATSGYNAEAGDTETIMDILQEKESSSSRGRPRKEKKIIKCEYCGRPFNHASAYIIHRRIHTGEKPFSCQDCGKAFAQLSNLKSHSKVHNSPKILSVQLSSKSQNRSRRPVARWVPENQMSSTPSFRKQYRDKNITPFSKGRTPVPCPICGKVFPYKSVLKIHLRIHSGEKPYSCKVCGKAFTQACTVRVHERVHWSIKPFLCSKCGKGFSQIGTLKAHTCQGKKHTHTTLKEMELTGMVIFRCHLCKNSFSTREHYDLHLQAHTDGHRYSCENCSQKFSLHSELDAHRKYCFSMWLSGTKSYHRQSAVKLQNKLDESSKTVKDSQIANSVQNMPIKLLDPCPAESSLQEHQTKPHKTLQSDIPQPQKRKKYPSLLTCPPQLMTSSTHDSQNNFWQPFKASYFVSQLNSLDQKSDPRKYVCPRCGRVFGHVGRLRAHMLTHARGKSFTCGNCGRILENWSKFWRHQRLHKQRRGRFFCPKCGRGFRFVSIYMEHLQQHPELNAYLCPLCPHTFSNAVNLRNHQQEWHRSRMPHICDVCGKGFASPVILKRHRVAHCFKVTQVDSPYVVDVQPVVKPYECSKCDASFKALDLLFNHQFCHSPNGDACLSSSNCEQMCNFVGKKGRDWPEHKDNLDLSDSTSNPDSSRPYEDNGGGSGSSAVPAEVVRTRAEQEAQSGVPQTSTTLPVLSAGSDPGEVEKSEKPNEGVSSPTEQSTPERRAVRLECAECSACFALLPALHEHYLEHARGEI; translated from the coding sequence ATGAGCTTGCCAAACAACTTTCATAATGAAAGTGAAAGAGCCTGTGATGAGCCAGTGGACACATCTAGCAGTGGCTCTTCAGGTCAGGTTCAGTGTCCAACCCCAATAAAACCTGCATTGGACAACGAGAACAAGCAAGAAACTGACAGCAAGGTGTTTTGTGGTACAACATCTGATGACTGTGCAGACACTAAGAATTCCGAGGAAGGAAGGTATGACACCAATAATGTACTTGACGACTCAGGAATCGATGCTGTAATTGTCGAACAATCTGAACCGGCAAATGAGAAAATCATGTCTTCAAATGACGTCTTCGACAGGACCTCAAAGAGACCTCACAAACCACACATAGAGGCAGAGCCGAACAGTGCTGACAATACTCAGCAAAGTGATGAGAAACCTTTGGCCACGAGTGGGTACAATGCTGAAGCGGGCGATACGGAGACAATTATGGACATCCTGCAAGAAAAGGAGAGTTCGTCTTCTCGCGGACGACCACGCAAGGAGaagaaaattataaaatgtgaATACTGTGGGCGGCCGTTCAATCATGCCTCAGCTTACATTATCCACCGGCGTATTCACACAGGTGAGAAGCCCTTCAGTTGCCAGGACTGTGGCAAAGCCTTTGCTCAACTGTCCAACCTTAAATCCCACAGTAAGGTTCATAATTCTCCTAAAATTTTGAGCGTGCAGCTTTCCAGCAAAAGCCAAAACCGAAGTAGGCGCCCTGTTGCCAGGTGGGTGCCAGAAAACCAGATGAGCTCGACTCCAAGTTTTAGAAAGCAGTACCGTGACAAGAACATTACCCCGTTCAGCAAAGGCAgaacacctgtgccttgtcctATCTGTGGGAAGGTCTTTCCATACAAATCCGTGCTTAAAATACACCTGCGGATTCACAGTGGGGAGAAACCGTACTCTTGCAAGGTTTGTGGTAAAGCGTTTACACAGGCGTGTACTGTGCGTGTCCATGAAAGAGTGCACTGGTCTATCAAACCTTTTCTGTGTTCTAAGTGTGGAAAGGGGTTTTCTCAGATCGGGACTCTGAAGGCTCATACCTGCCAAGGGaagaaacacactcacaccacattgAAGGAAATGGAGCTGACCGGTATGGTCATTTTCAGGTGTCACCTTTGCAAGAACAGCTTCAGTACCAGGGAGCACTATGATCTCCACTTGCAAGCACATACTGACGGCCACCGTTATTCCTGTGAAAACTGCAGTCAGAAGTTTAGTCTTCACTCTGAGCTTGATGCGCACAGAAAATACTGCTTCTCAATGTGGCTCTCAGGAACAAAGTCATACCACCGACAGTCGGCGGTCAAATTGCAAAACAAACTTGATGAGTCCAGTAAAACAGTTAAAGACTCTCAGATTGCAAATTCAGTTCAAAACATGCCCATAAAACTGCTCGATCCCTGCCCCGCTGAATCTTCTCTGCAGGAACACCAAACGAAGCCTCATAAAACACTACAGTCTGACATTCCCCAACCACAGAAACGTAAGAAATACCCTTCTTTACTAACTTGCCCTCCACAGTTAATGACCAGCTCCACACATGACTCTCAAAACAATTTTTGGCAACCCTTTAAAGCAAGTTACTTTGTATCCCAGCTGAACAGTTTAGACCAGAAATCTGACCCACGGAAGTACGTGTGTCCACGGTGTGGACGGGTCTTCGGCCATGTAGGGAGGCTGAGGGCCCACATGCTCACTCACGCCCGGGGCAAGAGCTTCACCTGTGGCAACTGTGGGAGGATCTTGGAAAACTGGAGCAAGTTCTGGCGTCACCAGCGTTTACATAAACAGAGACGAGGGCGCTTCTTCTGTCCAAAGTGTGGGCGGGGCTTTCGTTTCGTCAGTATTTATATGGAGCATCTGCAGCAGCATCCCGAGCTTAATGCATATctctgccccctttgcccccACACGTTTTCAAATGCTGTAAACCTGAGAAACCACCAGCAGGAATGGCATCGCTCAAGAATGCCACACATATGTGACGTTTGCGGCAAAGGATTTGCCAGTCCAGTAATCCTAAAGAGGCACAGGGTGGCGCACTGTTTTAAAGTCACGCAGGTGGACTCACCGTATGTGGTTGACGTGCAGCCCGTGGTGAAGCCTTACGAATGTAGCAAATGTGACGCCAGTTTCAAAGCTTTGGATTTGCTTTTTAACCATCAGTTCTGCCATTCACCAAATGGAGACGCATGTCTAAGCAGTAGCAACTGTGAACAAATGTGCAACTTCGTTGGGAAGAAGGGCCGAGATTGGCCAGAACACAAAGATAACCTCGACCTCAGTGACTCTACCTCTAATCCAGACAGCTCACGGCCTTATGAAGATAAcggaggtgggagtggctcgTCAGCCGTCCCCGCAGAAGTGGTCCGGACACGCGCGGAGCAAGAAGCGCAGAGCGGCGTCCCGCAGACATCCACAACCCTGCCAGTTCTCTCAGCAGGTTCAGATccaggagaggtggagaaatCTGAGAAACCAAATGAAGGAGTCAGTAGTCCAACTGAACAGTCCACGCCGGAGCGGAGAGCAGTCCGTCTGGAGTGTGCAGAATGCAGTGCGTGCTTTGCTCTCCTTCCAGCTTTACACGAACATTACCTAGAACACGCCAGGGGGGAGATATGA